The proteins below come from a single Cricetulus griseus strain 17A/GY chromosome 6, alternate assembly CriGri-PICRH-1.0, whole genome shotgun sequence genomic window:
- the LOC100761655 gene encoding LOW QUALITY PROTEIN: adenylyltransferase and sulfurtransferase MOCS3 (The sequence of the model RefSeq protein was modified relative to this genomic sequence to represent the inferred CDS: inserted 3 bases in 3 codons) yields the protein MAAQEDDVAALEDEIARREEELASLKRRLAAALASARDPEPEPPSPPPPLRPRRALSRDEILRYSRQLAAVRGQLRXAAASVLVGGGAAPLAQYLAAPARGRXGLVDHDVVETSKPGRQVLHGEARAGQPKARXAAAALRRLNSAVECVPYARALSPAWALDLVRAYDVVADCSDNAPTRYLVNDACVLAGRPLVSASALRFEGQLAVYNHDGGPCYRCVFPRPPPAHTVTNCADGGVLGVVPGVLGCVQALEVLKIAAGLGASYGGSLLLFDGLGGHFRRVRLRRRRPDCAVCGQRPTVTRLQDYEAFCGSPATDKCRALKLLGPDERISVTEYKRLLDGGAPHVLLDVRPQVEVDICRLPHALAIPLSKLERGDADSLALLGDALRGEKRRSREGAALSVYVICKQGNDSQKAVRVLQSLTAVPELGSLTVRDIVGGLMAWATKIDAAFPQY from the exons ATGGCCGCGCAGGAGGACGACGTAGCCGCCTTAGAGGATGAGATTGCCCGGCGTGAGGAAGAGCTGGCTTCGCTGAAGCGCAGGCTGGCCGCGGCCCTGGCGTCTGCGCGGGACCCGGAGCCGGAGCCGCCGtcgccgccgccgccgctgcGCCCAAGGCGGGCGCTGTCGCGGGACGAGATCCTCCGCTACAGCCGCCAGCTGGCTGCTGTGCGCGGCCAGCTGC CTGCGGCCGCCTCGGTGCTCGTCGGCGGCGGGGCTGCCCCGCTGGCGCAGTACCTGGCGGCGCCGGCGCGTGGCC CTGGGCTGGTGGACCACGACGTGGTGGAGACGAGCAAACCTGGCCGGCAGGTGCTGCACGGCGAGGCGCGGGCCGGCCAGCCCAAGGCCC TCGCGGCCGCCGCGCTGCGCCGCCTCAACTCGGCCGTGGAGTGCGTGCCGTACGCGCGCGCGCTCAGCCCGGCGTGGGCGCTCGACCTGGTGCGCGCCTACGACGTGGTGGCCGACTGCTCCGACAACGCGCCCACGCGCTACCTGGTGAACGACGCGTGCGTGCTGGCCGGCCGGCCGCTGGTGTCGGCCAGCGCGCTGCGCTTCGAGGGCCAGCTGGCCGTCTACAACCACGACGGCGGGCCCTGCTACCGCTGCGTCTTCCCGCGGCCGCCCCCGGCCCACACGGTGACCAACTGCGCCGACGGCGGCGTGCTGGGCGTGGTGCCCGGCGTGCTGGGCTGCGTGCAGGCGCTCGAGGTGCTCAAGATCGCCGCGGGGCTCGGCGCGTCCTACGGCGGCAGCCTGCTGCTCTTCGACGGCCTCGGCGGCCACTTCCGCCGGGTGCGGCTGCGCCGCCGCCGGCCCGACTGCGCCGTGTGCGGCCAGCGGCCCACGGTGACCCGCCTGCAGGACTACGAGGCCTTCTGCGGCTCCCCGGCCACCGACAAGTGCCGGGCCCTGAAGCTCCTGGGCCCCGACGAGCGGATCTCGGTGACCGAGTACAAGCGGCTCCTGGACGGCGGGGCGCCCCACGTGCTGCTGGACGTCCGGCCCCAAGTGGAGGTGGACATCTGCCGCCTGCCGCACGCCCTTGCCATCCCCCTGAGCAAGCTGGAACGCGGGGATGCCGACAGCCTGGCGCTCCTGGGGGACGCCCTCCGGGGAGAGAAGCGGAGGTCGCGGGAAGGGGCTGCTCTGTCCGTGtatgtcatctgcaaacagggGAATGACTCCCAGAAAGCCGTCAGGGTCCTGCAGTCCTTAACGGCAGTGCCAGAGCTGGGCTCTCTAACCGTCCGGGATATTGTCGGGGGACTCATGGCCTGGGCCACCAAAATTGATGCGGCATTTCCACAGTACTGA